GTTGCACCCGAGAGCAGTAAAAATGCTTTTATTATCTGAACCCAAGTAGTTGCCAACATTCCGCCGAAAGTTACATAAAGTATCATTAAAACACCGACGATTATTACCGCTACTTCATACTGAAGCCCGAAAAGAAGCTGGATCAGCTTTCCTGAACCGACCATTTGAGCTATAAGGTACAAAATAACCGTTGCTATAGAGCCCGATGCCGCCAAAATACGGATAGGAGTCTGTCTAAGTCTATAAGACGCAACATCTGCAAAGGTGTACTTGCCAAGGTTTCTCAGAGGCTCTGCGATCATAAAGAGAATTATTGGCCAACCGACCAAAAATCCTATAGAGTAGATAAGTCCGTCATAACCGTTAAGATATACAAGTCCCGATATTCCGAGAAATGATGCTGCCGACATATAGTCACCCGCGATAGCCATACCGTTTTGAAAGCCTGTGATTCCACCGCCTGCCGTATAGAAATCTTTTGCAGATTTTGTACGTTTTGCAGCCCAATAGGTTATACCCAAAGTGGCACCTACAAAGATCACGAACATTACAATTGCAGGAACGTTAAGATCTTTTTTTATAGCTTCGCCTTCAATTGTACCTGCTGCAAAAACTGCTACAGCCCCGAGAATTAAAAATAAAAATATTCTGTTTATCATCTACTTTTCCTTTATCGATTCTTTGATCTTGTTGTTTAAATCATCAAATTCGCCGTTTGCTCTTTTAGTATATATTCCAGTTAAGATAAAAGCAAAAAATATAACAGCCATTCCAACAGGAATACCGACCGTTGTAACGGAGTCGTTTGATAAAGGAGCACCCAAAAGTGAAGGCTCAAACGCTATGGTCAATATAAATGCAAAGTAGACTATTAGCATTACTATTGTGAGCTTTATGGAAAATGAGCTTCTTTTGGAAACCAACTCTTGGTAATTTGGATCGTTTTTAATCTTTTCAATCATCTCTTTTTGCATCTAATTCTCCTTAAAAATTATAGTTTACTATAAATCTGTACTCATTCCAACCAGTCTTTCCGCTTGCAGATTCAGCGTAAGCTCTTGGAAAGTTTCCGCGTAGGCGAAGTTGCAGGTTTTTAACAACCTCTGGATTGTAGATAGCATCAAACCCAGCTTCGCTGGCAGTTCTCTCTACTCCGTATCCGCTGTTAGCATCCATATCAAACTCTGTGTAATAAGCTGCGGTCGTAAGATTCGCACCCATATCTTTAAAGTTATACGACGCCGCTACTTTTGCCGCCTCTGTTCCCGCTATGAACATATGGCGCGTCACCATCCCCTGCGTATAGGCCGGCATTCCGCCCCACGTGGAGATGATAGCATTTTCTCTCGCATCATCACCCAGATCATTTTTGCCTGTTTTAGAGTACGCAAACGACAGATCAAAATTCTCCACCTTAAAGCCGAACTTTGCTGCAGCGTATGTGCTGTCTATCTCACCTGCAAACTCATCGCCTACAGAGTCCTCTTTGATGATCTGCACTCCTGCGTAAGGTTTTAGCGCATCAGTTACAAGGCAGTTCCATGAGTAGTTTGCCTCACCATAGATGATGTTCATAATGTCGTGCGCGTAGTAGTCCCAAAACTGCAGTTTAAGGTTTTCGATCCCGGTATAGACCACAGACGCCATCGTTATACCGTCTGTTTTTTCATCAAACGCGTACGTTCCTACATTTGTAAAACTTCCTACATGGTTTTTACTATCAACATAAGAGTAACCTGATGTTGCCGATAAAATACCGCCGCTGTAAGTTCTGCCGAAAGTTCCCTGCGCAAATTTTGTAACATGACCGAGTGTCAATGTCGTGTTTGCGATATCTTTGTTTGTAAGCACATACGCTTCAAAAAGATTTGGGATCATTCTCGCATCGTCATCTCCAAGCATAGGAGTGACAAGCTTTTGGCGGCCGCCTTTGAATGTAGTGTTTTTGTACTTGTACTGCAGATAAGCTTCGCCGAGGATCGAGTACCCCTCATCATCCTTGCCAAAAAGTGTCGGGTCTACAGTTTTGCGTGAATCTACCTCATGTGTTGTGTAGAATGCCGCACCCAAACTAAAGCCGCTTAGTTCGGCTGTCTCATACTTCAAGTGTCCACCGATTGCAGTTGAGCCTCTGTGCGTATCATTCCCTGCACTGCCTTGATACTCTCTGTCAATATAAAACATACGAACCTGACCGCTCGCTTTGCCTTCGCTAAACATAGAGTTTATATCATCAGCAGCGTTTAAAGAAGCTGACGCAACAAAACTCATCGCCACTGCGCTAAGCACGATATATTTTTTCATTTTTTCCCTTTCTCTTATTTCAACACCTTAATCCTAAAATAGAAAAATAGCATGAACGTAGCATTAGCATTAATTATTATAGTTTGAATTTTTAGTTCTACAAAGTGTGTAGAACAGTAACTTGTTTTAATATTTAATTTAGCTTAAAAAATGCTATTCTACGTTTAAGAGAAAAAATCTCTAATATATTTACACTATAATGGCTTTTTAGCGAGAATCTGTTTAAATTTTTATATTAATGAAAGGTGCAAGATGAAAGAAGTTATCAATATTTATAGAAAGCAGAAGATCAATGTAGACTCTTTTGTCAAAAGACTTATAGACAGTCTGCCAAAAGACTACATGACCGAAGCCCCTAATATTTTAAAAGAGTATCGTTATATTCAGCTGATGTACGGGGTAAACTCCGAGTACAAACAGATAACTCCAATAATGTTTAAAAAAGGTTCAGACTCTTCACGCATGGGAAGCGACAAGAGCCACTACTTTATGAAGCTTCATCTGGACGAGGACAAGATCTACATATCAAATCCATACATCCACTATAAAACGGGTAAAGCGAGTATCTCTGTAGTTCACTTTGTAGATTCTACATACTATATTTTTGATATAGATCTTATTCTTCTCTTGGAGGAGCTAAAGCTCATAGAGTACAACAGCTTTCATGACAAAGTAAAACGCGTTATCTACTTTTTTGGCTCCACTGCACTGGCACTAGTCTCTGTTGCTCTTATCGGATACGGTGTATTCGTCTTTTTTCTTCTTATGTCCTCTTTGGCAACATCCGACTTTTTGCACGACATATTTAGATCCATAATATCCATAACGCTGGGACTGGCGATTTACGACCTTGCAAAACAGATCTTTGAACATGAAGTTATGTATCAGTCGTTTCATAAATCTGAAGACAAGCAGTACAAAGTACTTGGAAAATTTCTAATCTCAATCATAATAGCCCTCTCCATAGAGACCCTTATGGTGGTGTTTAAGATCGCACTTGAAGATATCTCAAATATGATCTCAGCCTTTTATCTGCTAATAGGAACTACCATTATGCTTGTCGGACTTGGATATTTTTATAAAACCGTTCAAGAAGCAACTCCAAAAGAGGATGATTAAAGAGATAAACCGTGCGGATTTATTGTCTCGTTCCCATGCTCCGCGTGGGAATGCAGAGATCATAAAACTCGCTCCCATGCTCCAGCGTGGGAGTGTATACTTTATCCAACCCATCAAAACAGCTTCTCAATCTCCAACAAACCAACCATCCCTTCATAATCCCGAGCACTACTATATCGCCAATGCTTCGCCTCATCTACATATCCTCGTTTTACGGGATTATTATGAACATAATTTATTCTGCTCATCATCATATTTTCATCACTTATGAGTTTAGGCTGTATTCCTTCTTGCCAAAGTTGCAGCTCTCTATCACTTTTGTGAGCTTTTTTATAAAACGCCAGTTGTTCTAAAATTGTTTGGGCATTTTTCTCTTTGAGATGTTTTATAATTTCTCTTGCGCTAAAAGATTTAAACTTTGACATCGTTTTAGCTATATCATCACTTTGCGCTACTAAATGAAGATGATTTTCCAGTATAACATAAGCAAATATTTTTAGATTATCTGCAATTTGAAGATATTTTAGGCTTTGAAAGACTATATCAGCAGTTTCAACTCTTGTGAAAATCGGTATCCAATGAAGAACTGTACATGTTATAAAATAAGGATGTGTCGGCTCAAAAATTTTGTATCTGCTTCTACCCATAAATTTTCCTTTTTATGAGTATAAAACCTTTTTAAAGCTATAGGCAATTATATTGCAATCTGCAATATTTTTCTTCTCGTTTCCTCGCTTCCATGTTTTCTTCTCGCTCCCATGCTCCTGCGTGGGAGTGTATATTTCTTGCTTTATTGGCTTTGTATGCATTCCCACGGAGACCGTGGGAACGAGGAATATTATTAGCCATATTAATTTTAATTGAATTTGATATAAAGATATTTTTCGCTCCCATGCTCCCGCGTGGGAGTGTATACTTTTTATCGCTTTGACTTTGTATGCATTCCCACGGAGACCGTGGGAACGAGGGGTTATTACGGCTTATCCACCATATACCCCATCCCGCGGACGTTGATTATAAAATCCTCTTTGAGATGTTTTTTGAGGCGGTTTATCTCGGCGCGGATGGTGGCGTTGTCTACTATCTGCTCGCTCCATACGTAGTTTTGAAACTGTTCAAAATCAACTACCCGCCCTCTGTTTCTTGAGAGCAGATCTATGATCTGGGACTGTCTTTTTGTAAGAACCTGCGTCTCTTGGTTAAAGAGAAGCGTGGAGTGTTCCTGATCGTAACTGTAGTTTTTTGAGAGTCTCAGGTGCACCCTTGGTGTGGTGTCCAGAATCTTGACCCTCTCTACCCTAAGGGAGAGCTCTTTTAGATGAAACGGTTTTTTCAGGTAGTCGTTGCATCCAAGATCATATGCACGCGAAATATCCTCAATGTCAACCAGAGCGCTTATGTAGATCGCAGGCACATGTATCTTTAAAGCATGAATTTTCTCTAAAAAACTAAGACCGTCAAGCCCCGGAACCGTAATGTCCAGTATAAGCAGGTCGTAAGCATTCTCTTTTATGGCTTCTAATGCTTTTAGTCCGTCAAAGAAGCTCTCTACCTGATGGCCTTCACTCTCAAGATATTCGCATATTGATTCATTGAGCATTACCTCATCTTCCAAAAGCAGTATCTTCATCAATCTCCCATCACTTTAAACTTATAGCTAAATGTGGTCATTTCGTTGTCTGAACTTACTCTTACCTCAACGCCCTCTTCATCGCAAATACTCTTAACAAGTCTAAGCCCAAGCCCAAAACCCTCTTTTCTCTTCTCTTCTCTGTAGTAGGCTTCAAAAACCTTCTGAGTATCTTCTATAATTTTTGACCTGCTGCTTACTACAAACTCTATAAAAGGTCCTGTTTTTGTAAGTTTTACATCTACATCCTCGCCGGGAAGCGTATATTTTATGGCATTGGTTAAAGTATTGTCAACGATCCTTTGAAGCTTAGTCTCGTTAAAGTATATATGCAGCTCCTCGTTTGGGTTGATGTAGTTAAATGTTATTCTTGAGAACTCTGCAACTTCTCTAAAAAAATCTATCCTGCTGCTTAAAAAATTATTGAGATTTATTGCGGTCTTTTTATACTCAATATGATCTTTTTTAACCAAGTAGCTCAGATCATCGTAGATGCTGAAGATATTTTTTGCAGCAGCCTCAATCTTGGAGAGATCTCTATCTTTTGGATGCTTCATAAGGTAGAGCTCAATGCTTGTGAGTATCACGCTAAGAGGCGTGTTTGTCTCGTGAACGGTATAGCGCAAAAACTCCTTTTGGGCAATGAGAAGATCCTGCGAAAAGGACTTCTGCTCTTCTAGATTTTTGTTTATCTCCAAAAGTGCCGCCGTCTTCTTCTTCACTCTCTCTTCAAGTCCGAGATTTAGCTCTTTGAGGCTCTTTTTCTGCTCATTGATCTTGCTTACCATCTCATTTGCATAACCTACCATCTCTTTGAAGTCCTGAAAGAATATGGCATCGGGATTTATCGCCTCTTCGTGGTCGACAGCTTTTTTAAAAAAGTTCAAGAAGGTCTGGGTATCTCTTTGTAAAAACTTGTTAAAGATGTTGTTTATGCCAAGGAATATCGCAAAAATTATAAAAGAGAGAGTGACGACTGCAAGAGCGGTTCTTACCAACAGCGACTTTAACTTTTTTCTGTTCTCCTCTATAAATTCAGGATCTAAAAGCTTCTCGTTATTTACAAGCGAACTGCTCTGTAGGGCTCTCTCATAATCCTTGTACATCTCATCGACAAAAAGAGCGACAAAAACCATACTAAGCAGAAATATAACTATGATGGTAAAAATATCTGCCTTTTTTATGGTCATATTTTGAAATAGTGATCTGATTTTCATAGCAAGGATTATACACTCATTTATTTTTTAATAGAACTTTTATTTAAAATATTTCACTATAATTACAAAAAATTTTATAACTAAAGGCAAAAAATGTTTGGCAGAAAATTAAGAAGATACGAGTTAAGCGATGAAGAAGTAAACAAGCTCCAATGGGCGAAGATCTCTACAAACAAGGGAGATATCTGGATAAAACTGCTTCCGGATGAAGCTCCAAACACGGTTGCAAACTTTGCGCACCTTGCAGAATCTGGCTTTTACAACGGTCTTAGTTTTCACCGCGTGATCCCTGGCTTTATGGCTCAGGGCGGATGTCCTCACGGAACAGGAACAGGCGGACCTGACTGGGTTATCCCTTGCGAGACTAAAACAAATGTAACCAAGCACAGAAGAGGCGCTCTTTCTATGGCTCATGCTGGACCGGACACTGGCGGAAGCCAATTTTTCATCACTTTTGTAGCAACTCCTCATCTTGATGGCGTTCATACGGTTTTTGGAGCTATCGAAGAGGATGATGCAGAGAGTTTTGCAACTCTTGACTCTATAAAAGGTCAAGACACAATAGAGTCTGTTGAAATTTTTCAAGCTCGCCAGTAAAACATTTAAAACTAAATGTTAGTACACATCTGCTGCAGCGTAGACTCTCACTTTTTTCTACAAAAACTGCAGCACGACTACCCTCAAGAGAAGCTTACAGGCTTCTTCTACGATCCAAACATCCATCCATACTCCGAATACCAGCTTCGACTTCTTGACGTAAAACGCTCATGCAAAATGCTCGGCATTGAACTTCTTGAGGGGGAGTATGATTTTGAGAACTGGGTAGAAGCGGTAAGAGGGTTGGAGAGAGAACCGGAAAAAGGCAAAAGATGCGAGGTCTGCTTTGACAAACGCTTTGAAGTGAGTGCAAAAAAAGCGCTCGAACTTGGCGAAAAAAGCTTCACAACAACACTTCTTGTCAGTCCTCTAAAATCACAAGAGCAGCTAAATCGCAGCGGCGAAGAGTTCTTTAAAAAGCATGGAGTAGAGTTTATATCGTTTGATTACCGCGCAGACGGGGGAACTCAGGATCAGAGTCGTGTTACAAAAGAGGAGCAACTCTATCGTCAAGACTACTGCGGCTGCATCTACGGGCTAACCATGCAGCGCGAACAGCAGGAACGCCTTATGGATGAGATGTTCTCTCCTCTTTCCAACCAAATTCTGCCAGCTTCCATAGAGGAGAGGCTTGAACTCTACATCCGCCGAAACGAGCTTGAAGATAAAAATATCCCCTACAAGATCATAAGAGAGAAGTTTTTAAACTATCGTCAATTCAGTCTTAAAATCATATCAGGCAAAACGGAAGTCATTGACGCTCATGCACTCTTCTACTCCACTCTTCCCAGAAAAAAAGCGCAGGGAAGAGTTGAGTTTTTGCATAATAACGTCGGTTATTTTAACCGCGAAGAGATACTGTTTGTAACGCTAGAGCACTTTAACTCAGAGTGCGACCTGAACTACAAAAACACAAAAGAGCTCATCTTCAATCCTCCTAGTTTTAAAAAAGAGCTAAAGTTTAGAGATCTCTTGAGAGATTCAAACTATAACTTAAGCCCTATAATTATTGTAGATGAAATCCCCCAAACAAAGCTAACCATAGAGCTTGATGCCAAAACTTATGAGGACACCAGAGAAAAACTTATAGACTTCTTGCAAAACCCCTAACAGTCTCAGAGAGATTAAAAGGGGTAAGATTGTGCAAAACAAATTTTTATGCCTAGCCGTAGCTAAGGATAAAATATTTTTTTGTGCAAGGTTGCCTCTTTTTATCTCTCCCTACGGGCACTTTACAGAGAGCTTTACTCTTTGTTAGATAACCTTCAGAGTAGCTACGGCTACGCTGAAGAGCATCTGCCTTGATTAAAACTCTCTGTAAAGTGCTGAGACTATTAGGGGCTATGCAAGAAGTCTAATGATTCTATAATATTTTTTTTGGTAAAATAGCCAAATTTATTAAACTACAAAGGTTTTACTGATGATTATGGATGTTGTGGAAATTCAAAAAATTATACCTCACCGTTACCCCTTTTTACTTTTAGACAGAGTCACGGAGATTAAAGAGAAAGAGTCTCTTATCGGGTTTAAAAACGTAACAATCGGCGATAACGTATTTCAAGGTCACTTTCCGGGACATCCTATCTATC
This Sulfurimonas crateris DNA region includes the following protein-coding sequences:
- a CDS encoding DUF485 domain-containing protein, producing MQKEMIEKIKNDPNYQELVSKRSSFSIKLTIVMLIVYFAFILTIAFEPSLLGAPLSNDSVTTVGIPVGMAVIFFAFILTGIYTKRANGEFDDLNNKIKESIKEK
- a CDS encoding peptidylprolyl isomerase; translated protein: MFGRKLRRYELSDEEVNKLQWAKISTNKGDIWIKLLPDEAPNTVANFAHLAESGFYNGLSFHRVIPGFMAQGGCPHGTGTGGPDWVIPCETKTNVTKHRRGALSMAHAGPDTGGSQFFITFVATPHLDGVHTVFGAIEEDDAESFATLDSIKGQDTIESVEIFQARQ
- a CDS encoding OprD family outer membrane porin encodes the protein MKKYIVLSAVAMSFVASASLNAADDINSMFSEGKASGQVRMFYIDREYQGSAGNDTHRGSTAIGGHLKYETAELSGFSLGAAFYTTHEVDSRKTVDPTLFGKDDEGYSILGEAYLQYKYKNTTFKGGRQKLVTPMLGDDDARMIPNLFEAYVLTNKDIANTTLTLGHVTKFAQGTFGRTYSGGILSATSGYSYVDSKNHVGSFTNVGTYAFDEKTDGITMASVVYTGIENLKLQFWDYYAHDIMNIIYGEANYSWNCLVTDALKPYAGVQIIKEDSVGDEFAGEIDSTYAAAKFGFKVENFDLSFAYSKTGKNDLGDDARENAIISTWGGMPAYTQGMVTRHMFIAGTEAAKVAASYNFKDMGANLTTAAYYTEFDMDANSGYGVERTASEAGFDAIYNPEVVKNLQLRLRGNFPRAYAESASGKTGWNEYRFIVNYNF
- a CDS encoding response regulator transcription factor; translation: MKILLLEDEVMLNESICEYLESEGHQVESFFDGLKALEAIKENAYDLLILDITVPGLDGLSFLEKIHALKIHVPAIYISALVDIEDISRAYDLGCNDYLKKPFHLKELSLRVERVKILDTTPRVHLRLSKNYSYDQEHSTLLFNQETQVLTKRQSQIIDLLSRNRGRVVDFEQFQNYVWSEQIVDNATIRAEINRLKKHLKEDFIINVRGMGYMVDKP
- a CDS encoding sensor histidine kinase, whose protein sequence is MKIRSLFQNMTIKKADIFTIIVIFLLSMVFVALFVDEMYKDYERALQSSSLVNNEKLLDPEFIEENRKKLKSLLVRTALAVVTLSFIIFAIFLGINNIFNKFLQRDTQTFLNFFKKAVDHEEAINPDAIFFQDFKEMVGYANEMVSKINEQKKSLKELNLGLEERVKKKTAALLEINKNLEEQKSFSQDLLIAQKEFLRYTVHETNTPLSVILTSIELYLMKHPKDRDLSKIEAAAKNIFSIYDDLSYLVKKDHIEYKKTAINLNNFLSSRIDFFREVAEFSRITFNYINPNEELHIYFNETKLQRIVDNTLTNAIKYTLPGEDVDVKLTKTGPFIEFVVSSRSKIIEDTQKVFEAYYREEKRKEGFGLGLRLVKSICDEEGVEVRVSSDNEMTTFSYKFKVMGD
- a CDS encoding REP-associated tyrosine transposase; translation: MGRSRYKIFEPTHPYFITCTVLHWIPIFTRVETADIVFQSLKYLQIADNLKIFAYVILENHLHLVAQSDDIAKTMSKFKSFSAREIIKHLKEKNAQTILEQLAFYKKAHKSDRELQLWQEGIQPKLISDENMMMSRINYVHNNPVKRGYVDEAKHWRYSSARDYEGMVGLLEIEKLF
- a CDS encoding epoxyqueuosine reductase QueH translates to MLVHICCSVDSHFFLQKLQHDYPQEKLTGFFYDPNIHPYSEYQLRLLDVKRSCKMLGIELLEGEYDFENWVEAVRGLEREPEKGKRCEVCFDKRFEVSAKKALELGEKSFTTTLLVSPLKSQEQLNRSGEEFFKKHGVEFISFDYRADGGTQDQSRVTKEEQLYRQDYCGCIYGLTMQREQQERLMDEMFSPLSNQILPASIEERLELYIRRNELEDKNIPYKIIREKFLNYRQFSLKIISGKTEVIDAHALFYSTLPRKKAQGRVEFLHNNVGYFNREEILFVTLEHFNSECDLNYKNTKELIFNPPSFKKELKFRDLLRDSNYNLSPIIIVDEIPQTKLTIELDAKTYEDTREKLIDFLQNP